TGGTCCTTGTTCGCCACCATCAGGCCAATGGGGGAACCCAGGGTTTTGCCAAACTCAACACCGGAAAGGATCTTGACCTGGTCGGCTTCGTCGCGATCCGTGCCCAGCTTGTTCTGACCGGGGCGACGGCGATCAAGCTGAACCTGAATATCCGCTTCTGTCAACTCCATACGGGGAGGAACACCGTCAACAATTGCGCCGACGGCAGGGCAATGGGATTCACCAAAGGTCGACACTTTAAACAGGGTGCCAAAACTGCTGGACATGAGTACTCTCCTCACTTGGCTTTAATCACTGAAAAAACAGGACTATTGAATGGCGGGCATCATAACAGAAAGGCATAACTGTTGCGAACCCTCTATCGTATTGTGTGATAAAAAACAGTCCGTTATACGCTTATGCAAGATGAGGCCAAGCAGTCTCTGTTCAAAACTGGACAATGTTCGCTAAACGGGGAATAATCTTTGACGCCAGTGCATCAGTCCACTGGCAGAAAATTGTTTCTATGGAGGGGAAATGCCCAGTCCGGACACTCTTTTATCTTTTTTCATCGCCGCAACGCTCCTCGGTCTGGCACCGGGACCAGACAACCTGTTCGTTCTGACCCAATCCATGCGCCACGGAGCAAGAGCCGGCTGGCTGGTTACCGCCGGGTTATGCACGGGGCTTCTCGGTCACACGGCAGCCGTCGCGTTTGGCGTGGCGGTTCTCTTTGAACAGTCGGCGCTGGCGTTTAATCTGTTGAAAATCGCCGGTGTGGTTTATTTGCTCTACCTGGCTTGGCTGACAGTGCGAAACAACTACAGTGACGCGCAGACATCGTCCACGCCCCGCCTAAGCTCCGCAAAACTTTATCGTCGCGGGGTGATCATGAATTTAACCAACCCCAAGGTGTCGCTGTTTTTTCTGGCCTTCTTACCGCAATTTGCCCAACCTCAGATCGGACCGCTCCGTCAGCAGATGTTCATCTTCGGTGGACTGTTTATTATGACGACAATTATCATCTTCGGCATCATTGCCAGTTTGTCCGGCAGTATCGGCCGCTACCTGCAACGTCACAGCGCAACCCAACGGATCATGGACCGCCTCACCGCCATCGTTTTTGTCGCACTGGCGGCAAAACTGTTATCCACCAGCCGTTAGCAATAGACGGACGAATAAATACGTTCAGATACCTGATTCAAAACGCATAACAAACTCGACTGTTCGGAGCTTGGCCTTGAAAAGGCCGAGAGAGGAACGCGTTCAACATCCCCAATTCGGTTTAAAGATTGTGCCGTACTTCGAGAAAATCTTTGACGAAAACAAGAAAGAAGCCTAAAGGGAACAGAGCAACCAGAGGCAAAGCCAGCCAGTGATGCTGCTGAATGGTCAGGACAACCGGAAAGATGGAATAAATTCCCAAACTGCCATTAACCCACAGCACGCGATGCGATTTATGGCTATACACCGGCAGAAGTCGTTTGACAGGCCCCTGTTCCGAGGCACCATATTTGGCGGTGCGGTTAAACACGCCACCATTCTGAAACAAGCCGCACAATGCTGCCCAAGCCAGACTCGGTGCCATGCCCAGAGTCAACAGTGGTAAAATGGGAACCCACAGGGCTGCTTTCCAGCCAATCTCCCGATAGGCATAAAGAAAGAAATAGCTGAGGATTGCCAGACTGGCGAGGAGAAATAACGGAACATCGATGGTCAGAATCTGCCAGAGATGGAATGTCGAGCGGGATAACAGAGCGGGATAAAGGGTCAAACTGGCTAACGCCGCACATAACCAACCCAGATTGGCCAACAAATGCGCCATGGCTTCAATTTTAACGCCGTTTGGTTGCCCAGAACGCAAGACCAGCGGAAGAATCTTGCGGGCTGTCTGCATGGAACCTTTGGCCCAGCGTTGTTGCTGACCTCTAAAGTCTCCCAGAGTGACCGGCAATTCCGAAGGAACAACGATATCGTCAACGTAGCGGAATTTCCATCCCTTCATCTGACAACGGTAGCTCAGATCAAGATCTTCAGTCACCGTGTCCGCCTGCCAGCCACCACCGTCAGCAATCGTTTGGCGGCGCCAGACCCCTGCCGTGCCGTTAAAGTTGAAAAACAACCCCTGCTGACAACGTACACGGTGTTCGACCCCAAAATGAGGACCAAGTAAAATGGCCTGGAGCTGCGTCAACCAGCTTTGATTACGGTTCAAAAAGCCCCAACGCGCCTGAACCATCCCCACTTCAGGCTGATCAAAATGGCCCATGATCCGCCGCAGAAAATCCTGCTCTGGAATAAAATCCGCATCAAACAGTGCCAGGAATTCTCCACGGGCTTCCGGTGTAGCAACGGCCAGTGCTCCAGCCTTATACCCCTGACGATTATCGCGACGCAACACGACAATATCAATTCCCTGCGTCTGCCAATATGCAACGCCTTCATCGACAACACCACAGGTTTCGTCGTTGGAATCATCCAGAACCTGAATCTGCAAACACTCTTTCGGCCAGTCAAGCTGCGCCGTGGCATCAATAAGACGACGAGCGACAAAACGCTCATTATACAAAGGCAACTGAACAGTTACCACCGGGCATGTTGCATCATCCTGCCAAAATAAAGTGGTATTGTGATGGCGCGACAACGCCAACCAGTGGCGCAGCATCCATAAACGGTGCAAGCCATAACAGGCGAGCCCTGCCATGGCGACAAAGTGCAAAGTCGTTAAAATATCAGTCAAAATTTTCATAACGCGTGTTTTTATCACAGTTTTTGATAGATGGATAATCGATTTTTCTTATATTTTTCAAAATAGACATTATCTATATCTATTGGACTTCCCAATATAAATCATCGTAAAAGCTGTAGCCATCACGTTTTTTATCTCTGGACCTGCCACGATTGATCTGTCCGGAGACCATGGATTTTCATTTTTTTGAGGAGGAAGACACGATGAACTACGCACGCCTGACCGCAATTGCAATGATTGCAGCAGCCATTTTGCTGTGTGGCACCACATCCCTGTGGGCCGGCGCATGGACCATGCCTCAAGGTAAACTTTACACCCGCCTGGCGTACAGTGAATATGAGGCCAACCGTTATTTTTATCAGGATGGCAGCACTGAAGCCTATGCTCCCAACGATCTCTATAAAAATAAACGTCGCGACTTTGATTATGATGAACAAACCTGGTCTGTTTATGCCGAATACGGCCTGTTGGACAACCTGACCCTGATTGGTTCTTTTGACTATAAAGAAACGGAATGGACCTACCAAAGTAATGGCCGTAAACTGGTTGACGGCGAACTCGTTGCATTTGACAGCGGTGTCGACAAAACCGCCAAAGCATCAGGACTGGCCGACATCAATTTCGGCTTGCGTTACCGCCTGCTTCAAACCAGTAATGGCGTCCTCTCGGTACAGGCCATGTACAAAACCGGAGAAGCCTATGATGAGAAAGACCAGAACCTGGCAACGGACATCCAGTTGGGCGATGGACAGGACGACTTCGAACTGCGTCTGCAATACGGACAATCCCTGTATCCGGTCGTTCCCGGCTATTTCAACGTCGAGGCCGGTTACAACTGGCGAACCCAACAATATGGCGATGAGTTCCGTTACCTCATCGAAGCGGGCGTCGATATCACCAAAGCCTTTTATGCCCGAACAAAACTTGACGGCACAGCCAACATCGGTAATGGTGATGACGGTCCCTCAGGTGCCTTTACAGAAGTAGATTCCAATCCTTACGAAGTGGATCTGGGCAAACTGGAAGTCACCTTGGGTTATAAAATTACGTCACGCTTCGCCCTTGAAGCCAGCTATTTCAAAGAGCTTTATGGTGCCAGCACAACAAAGGGTGACACCTGGTCTTTGGCCATTGCAACCACCCTGTTCTAAATGGATCGTCCGGAGTGCCACAGGGCACTCCGGACACAAAACATCATGCTGCACACTCACAACGGCACAACCGCATTAATCATTCCGGCCCGCAACGAGGCTGAATCACTCCCTCTGGTTCTCAAAAACATTCCGCAGAGCATCCAACAGGTCATTGTCGTTGATAACGGCTCAACGGATTCAACCGCCCAGATTGCCCGTTATCATGGCGCGACGGTCGTCTCCGAACCTCGCCCCGGTTATGGACAGGCCTGCCTGGCGGGAATTGCGTTTCTAAAACAGGATCCTCCCGACATTGTCGCCTTTGCTGATGGCGACGGCAGTGACAATCACAAGGAGTTGAGCCGATTGATCTCGATTCTCGAAACAGAACAACGCGACATGGTTCTGGCACAGCGCATCCCCCAAAGTCGTCAAGCCCTCAGCCCGCAACAGCGCTTTGGCAATGGCCTGGCGACATTACTCATCAGCCTGATCTGGGGAGGAAGCTATCAGGATCTCGGGCCGATGCGCGTCATCCGTTGGCAGTCGCTGATGAATCTGGACATGCGGGATTGTAATTTTGGCTGGACCATTGAAATGCAGATCAAAGCATTACAACAGGAGTTAAGCATTCGAGAAATTCCCGTAACGTATCTGCCACGGATTGCCGGAGAATCAAAAATCAGCCGCACCGCCAAAGGGGTGATACAGGCCGGGACTAAAATTCTTTGGGTTGTCGCCCGTGAGGCCTGGCGCAGTCGTTCTCAACTTCTCCGTCGAGCCTTGAAGCGACCGAGCAACGCACTCAGAGCTAAAGCGAGTAAAGGAGCCGACCAGATATAAAACGCTAGAGCGCCTTGTTCCTGCCAGACACCGCTGAGATGATAGACGGTCACCACCTGGTAACTGAGTAAGACGCTCCAACTCAGGACCAACCCCGCGACATGAGGAGTCAGGGCAACAAAGGCCACCAGATAAAGAGCATACCAGGGATGCAACGTCGGAGTCAGGAGAAGAAAAGCCAGGAGGATAAACAACAGGACGCGCAATAGTCGTTCTGGAAACGTCCTCTCCCCACAGTGGGACCGCAAGTGCAGCCAGCTGCCGCAAAGGATCAGAATAAAAACGGCAGCCAGCAGAAGACGGGTCAGATCACCGGAGCCTAGCCAACGGCGCAGCTGCTGAAAGGTAAAGCCGGAGAACTCCCAATGGCGTGAATAGGTTCCCAACGTATCCAACGCGTTGAGAATCTCGGGAGAGAAGGGCAAAACCAAGACCAGCGCGGTTGCGGTGGCACTGACGAAAAAAGCGCGTCGCTGAGATACTGGCAGGGCCAGCCATAAAAAGGGCCCAAAAATCAGCGGAAAGACTTTGGTCATGACTGCCAGCATCCACAACAGACCACACCCTGCACCGGTCTGCACTTTTGGAGAGATGGCCAGCGTCAAAGCACCGAGCAGAAAAAAAACGGCCAGAATGTCGATATGGCCGGAACCGGTACCTTCGAGAATCACCAGTGGATGCCAGGCATACACAGCCAGCCACAGGGGTGAACGGTTCATCCGCTGTAACAGATGCAACAAGAGCAGGCAGCTACCAAGATCAACCAGGCTGCAAACAAGTTTATAGACCAGCAGAGACCCGCCTGACAGCGCAAAAAACAGCTGGGCGGCGGGCGGATAAATGGTGACCAGATGGGCATGGTTGATCTGCCCCTGCAGCTTCGTCAACTCTGCAGATGGTGCAACAACCTGTTGGGGAGCCTGAGCGTAGGGATTGTGTCCATGGAACAGTTGGGCACCATCCCACAAATAACGATACACATCATCTGAGAGTTGCGGCGGCGACAGGATGAATAACAGCCTGAAGAAAATGGCCAGAGTCATAAGCACAAAGGTGATCTTTCGCTTCTGAACTGGGCAAGGGAAACAAAGCAACACACAAACCGTGGCGAGAATCACGCCACTTAAACCGATCATTTCCGGCATAAACAGACGGAGATCTACCGTCTTGGCCAGAAGGCTATAGGAGATACCAACGATGATGCCAGCAACAATCAAACCGGCTAAAAGTAGTTTATCACTCCGCCCCATTCTATTATTGATGCTTGTTATGCTCACACTATCCATCCAAAATGTCTCGGCTTTTAGCCTGCAAAGACTGACAATCGACCAGGGCTCTCAGCGTCTGCAGGAGATGGCCATACTTGATGCCCGTCCACTGACTCAATATCAACAGGGCCACCTGCCCTCTGCCAGCTCATTTAGCTGGGAGGACTATACCAGACCCGGCAGTGATGGCGTCAACTACCGAATGCTCCCTGATGACGAACTGACGGCAGCTCTGGGGCGCCTCGGGATTTCGGAAACATCTGCCGTGCTGATTTACGGTGACGCCGATACCAGCTGGGGTGGCGAAGGTTGGGTGGCGTGGCTGCTGGCATGGCTGGGTCATCAGGGTCCTGTCTATATCCTTGACGGCGGTATTCAGGCCTGGCAAGCCGCCAACCTGCCCATCACCAATGCTCCGGCAACCACCGTCTCGACAACTTATACGGCGACCCAACAACCCCAGTTGCTGATTTCTGCTCAAGAGATCGCCTCGCGTCAGGACGAACTGAACCTGGTCGATACACGCAACTACTGGATGGAATGGATTCCCGGTCATCTGCCCACCGCTATACATCTGGACTGGAAAGACCTCTACGCAGGCCCCAACAACCGCGCCATTGATGCGGCAGCATTAAAGCAATTGCTGGCGGACAAAGGAATCGATCTGAAAAAGCCGGTGGTTTATTACTGCACGGGCGGTATCCGTTCCGGGTATGCCTGGATGGTTCACGAGCTGGCCGGACTACCCACAGCCATTAATTTTGAAGGCGGCACTGAAGAGTGGAACGCCTATAAAAAAACGCACTGATTGCCACCAAAACGCGGTGGAGACATCGCTTTATAAACGGACCTACACGTCATGATACGATTACCTGAACCCGCGGCGGACCACAGCGACCTGCATATTCTTGTCGATGGTTGTACCGACTGCGGTGCCTGCCTGCGCCAATGTGCGTTTCTCGAGCGTTACGGTTCTCCTGCCGCGATTCAAAAGCTGTATGAACAGGATCCGGAACAGGGACGCATCGCTTTTTCCTGCAGCCTGTGTGGACTGTGTAATGCGGTTTGTCCCGCCGATCTGCCGTTGGACGAATATTTTCTTTCCATGCGCCGCCACTATGTCAACGGCCATCCGCAACAGCTAAAAAAATATGGCGGGCTGCGTTTTTATGAATCGGTCGGCACCTCCACGCTATTCAGCCACTATGCCTTGCCGGAAAATTGCACGACCGTATTCTTCCCCGGCTGCGCGTTAGCCGGCAGCCGTCCACAACGCACCTGGGAGTTGTATCAGCATCTGAAAACAGCTCAGCCGACTCTCGGCCTTGTTCTTGATTGCTGTACAAAGCCTTCCCATGACCTTGGTGATGTCGAGCGTTTCAACGACAAATTCTTTCCGCTACGCTCTTTTCTTGAAACCCATCAGGTCAAAACAGTGATTACCGCCTGCCCGAACTGTTTTCAGGTTTTCAAGCGCTATGCCCCCAGCATGGAATGCCGTTCGGTTTATCAGGTCCTTAACGAAGGGGAGCTCCCTGCGGCTCCTGAAATGCACGGCACGATAACCCTCCATGACCCCTGCGTCAGTCGTCATGAAGCGGCTGTTCATGATTCCGTGCGTTCACTGGTGACGCACGTCGGCCTGGAATGCCGCGAGATGAAGAACAGCCGAAAAACCGCACTGTGTTGTGGCGAGGGCGGCTGTGTCATGGCTGAAGATGCTGAGCTGGCAGTGAGTTGGCGTCGCCGCCGTGCAGACCAGGCTGGCGACAACCTCATTGTCAGCTATTGTGCAGGATGCGTTGATTCTCTGCGTGGCGAATCCACCGCAACGCATGTCCTGGATCTGGTATTTGATCCTCTTACCGCTCTGGATCGGGAACAAAAAAGCCCTGGCTCCGTAAAGCGCTACCTCAATCGCCTGCAACTTAAAAAACGCGCAAAAAAACAGATAGACTGCCATATCCGTGGAGATCGTCGCATGACCACCGAAAAGAAATCGAAAAATCGTCTTGGACAAATCGCTGTTTTTACCCTCTTGCTGGCAGCGATTGTCACCTTGAAAATGACCGGCGCAGCCGACTACCTGCAACCGGAAAAGCTTCGTGACTGGATCGCTTCAACCGGCTACTGGGCACCGGTAATTTTCATCGTGCTGTACACGGCCGCACCCGCCCTGTTTCTCCCCGGTTTGCCGTTAACCATTCTCGGAGGAATTTTATTTGGCCCAATCTGGGGCGTTGTCTACACCATCACCGGCGCAACAGCGGGTGCCTGCGTCGCTTTTCTCGTGGCCCGTTACCTGGGGCGTGACTGGATCCGCGCCAAACTAACCGCTCCCCGTTGGCAAAAGCTTGATGAAGATGTCGCGCGCAATGGCTGGAAAGTCGTCGCCTTTACCCGGCTGATTCCCCTGTTCCCGTTCAATCTGCTTAATTATGCGTTCGGGTTAACAAATATCCGCTTCAGCCACTACGCCATTACCTCGTTTATTTGCATGCTGCCAGCGACTATTGCATTCATTTCATTGTCAAGTTCACTTGGTGAATTGATCAAAGGCCAGATTTCGCGTGAATTCATCATCGGCATCACTCTTGTGGTGGTCTTGTCCCTGCTGCCTATTCTGTGGAAGAGAAAGCAGGCCAAGCGCCGTGAAAATCCTTAACGCCTCGTGGGCACTTCTGCTCTTCGTCATTTTGCTGGCAGCGCCATCAAACGCTGCCACTCTGAACCTGGTTGCCAAACAACCGGGGAGTTGGCACGCTGTTCCCGACCAGGGAACAGCACAGCTGCATTACGATCTTCAAAGCGGTTATTTTGATTTAGAGGCGACGGGGCTGCAGAAAAAGCAGAACTATGCGCTGGTCCAGCACAACAACACCCGGACGGGTAAAGGCTATATCATCGCCCGGTTAGTGACAACCGATCAGGGGCAGGCGCAGATTCAGGGGCAATGGTCGCGATGGCAGGGGAAAATCTGGTTGGTTCTTGATCAGGATGTGCGTGGCACGGCCGGAGATCTGATCACGGATCGGCTTAGTGACTGGCATCCTCGTTCTTATCTTTTTGAGACGCGTGTTCTGGATCCTCTTGATGAGGATTCTGCGGATTTTTGAGCAGGCCACGGCGTAACATTTCAACATGCAGCGGACAGCTGCAATAGCACCCACCGCCGAAATCGATATAATAGCCACAATTCACTTCATGCGACTTTTTGCTCGCCTCAATGGCGACAATCCGGCCATCAATGACCCGTTCAGAAACCGCACTACAGCAATATCCTTTTTTCAAACAGGAAAAGCCACACGGGCAATCCACTGTTTTTGCCAGCTCTGTTAATTCATCAAATTCACTCATGCGTTCCACCGCTAATCTCATAAAAAATTGACGTTAATTTAGCGGATTGTTGTTCGCTTGGCCATACTTTTTTATAATTTTCTCCAATCAGAAACAGCGGGCTATATTGGCTTTGACTTTACCCGTCTCACTTCCTATACTCTGTTTACTACTCACTTATACTCTATAATAAATACGAGGATTCCCTATGCCTCCTGCTCCCTTTGGACACCTGGCCGACGTCCACAAAATCAATAGTTACGGCAAAGAGAATCTCGAAGAGATCCTCCATGTCATCGCTGAAGCCGTTAATCGACTGACTCAGCAAAACCGCTGTCGCATCTATCTGGAAGATCTGACCAATGGCAGTCTCTCCTGTGCCATGGCAACAGGTGTCAGCAGCAACGAACTTCTTGAAAACAACTTTCCAATTAACAGCAGCTCATATCCTGTCTCAAGTGTCTTCGCTAGTCAGCAGGAAACGGTTGTCGAAGACACCACCCTGTCACGACGTTTTGACTGCGAGCTCGAATGCCGTTTTCAGATTGCTTCAAGCTACCTTCTGCCGATCTTACGAGACAATCGTGCCATGGGTGTTTTGTGTGTCGACAGTGGCCGCCATCAGCTCCCTTCAGAACAGCAACGGCGTGAACTTGTCGATTTCCTGGCACAAGTGGCGACAACTCTCGACCAGGCCCGTAAGTATCACCAACAGCTGCTTCTCGCCCGACAGGTGGATGAGCAAAAGAAACGTGAAGCGGCTTTTTCCATGATGAAATCGGCGGTGCGCCTGGTGGACAACCTGTCGCTGGCTTCCGTGTTAATCCCATCGGCCAAAAGTGCCGATAGCGATGAAGAGGGCTTACAGATCCTCGCCTCCTATTCGCAAGAGAGGGACGACCGGAAAATCTATGAAGATGAGCAGTTGATCAGCCTGAGCAAAGGGGAATCACTGCTGTCGCGTTACATCGCCAATAACGGCATTATAATCGACGACCGTTTTCTCGCCCCCATGTATATCCCCAACCTGCAGGAGGAAGATCTCCAGAAACGCTACTTGACTGAAGAGCTGGGCCTCAAATCTCTCTATGTCGTCCCCCGCTACGAAGCCAGCACCAAGCGGATTCTGTGCGTCGTCAATTATTATACAGACAAGAGCTATACGTTTAACGAATTTGAACAGCGCCTACTCGAAGCGCACGCCGAAATGGCGGAACGAGTTATCCAGGAGATCGGCGGCGAGCACATGGAGATTCAGGTCCTGGCCGAGATCAATGATCTGCTTCAGGAACGTTTCGAGGGGCTGCAACCGTTTTTAAGCCGGGTCCTCTCCAAAGCCACTGAACTGATTGGTGCCGACACCGGCAGCATTGCCGTTGTGCGTGAACAGGAAGATGGTCGCTGGCTGGTGGTTGAGGAATCTTCAGGAACGCTGATCGGTGCCAAGAGCAAAGAATGGCGCAAAAAGAACATTCCACCCATCCGGATTGGCGGTTATGAACTGCCCCCGGATCAGCGCAGCCTGACCGGTTATGCCGCGCACAGCAGTCATACCCAGCTCATCGTCAATACAGACGACATCAAGGACCAGGGGGGATTTTATCTCGATCTGGCCAACAACATCAAAAGCGAATTGGCCGTGCCGGTCATCAGCGAAGAGAAGGTATTAGCGGTCATCTGCCTCAATAGCTTTCGCAGTTACTACTTCACCGAAGAGCATAAGCGGATTCTGCAAATCGTCGGCCGGATGATTTCGCGATACCTCGCCGATCTGCAGCAAATCGAAGCGCTTACCGGAGAAGTCAAGCACCTGCGCTCCGATGTCGGTTACAAGGATCCGAACATCTCCTCGTACAAGCTGGGCAATATCATCGGTAACTCGCAAAAGGCCAAAGGCGTCGTCAAATTCATTCAGACGGTAACGCCACCGATCTTTTACCGCCTAGCCTCGTGGAATCAAAAAAACATTGAAGAAGCGACCCTCGGTCTGCCGTCGATTCTCATTACCGGTGAAACCGGCAGTGGTAAAGAATTTCTGTTCAACAACATCTACTCGCGCCTCAACGAAATGTATCAAGCTCAGCTCAATCCACGTCGCGAGCTGCCGGTCAAGAAAAGCAATATCGCCGCGTACAGTGGCGAGTTAACCTATTCCGAGCTGTTCGGCCACAAACGAGGAGCATTTACCGGGGCCCATACGGACCGTAAAGGGATTCTCGAAGAGGCCCATGGCGGTGTGGTTTTTCTCGATGAAATCGGTGACGCCGATCCCAAAACCCAGGTTCAGCTCTTGCGCTTTCTCGACAATGGCGGATTTGTCCGACTCGGCGACAATACCACGCGCTACTCTCGGGTCTTACTCGTTGCCGCGACCAACAAAAATCTTCATCAGCTCATTCAGGAAGGGTTGTTTCGCGAAGACCTTTACCATCGTCTCTCGGAGCTGACCGTCGAAGTTCCCTCCCTCAATGAACGACGTGACGACATTGCCGACCTCAGCATCCATTTTCTCGGTAAGTTATATCGGGTGTACAAACGGGGGGATGATCCGAATGACGCGCCGGTACTGAGTATCGCCGCGCAACAGGTTCTCAAGGAGCACTATTATCAGGGGAATATGCGCGAGCTGCGTTCCATCTTATTACGCGCGTTATTCTTCCGCCAAGGCAGGGTCATCGGCCCGGAAGATATCCGTCGCGCCCTCGACAGTGCCCCAAGCGCTGAAACAACGTTGCCAATGGGAGATCTTGCGGAAAAAACCGCCACCAAAATTTTTCACGCCATTGTCAATGAGCAGGGGGATTTCTGGTCAGCCGTGTACGCGCCCTATTCCGCCCATCAGATCTCGCGTGATGTGGTGGCCACCGTGGTTCAGCTGGCCCGGGAGCAGGGAGCCTCGACCATGCCACGCATCGCAGCCATGCTGAAAGCCTGCGATGCGCGCAGTGAGGATGATAATGAGCGCAAGACTTTTTACAAGTTCAAGAATTTTCTCTACAAGACCATCCGGATTACCTAAAACGATTGATCAAAGCGTATAACGCTCAAGCAACTGTTCAACACGCTGTCGGTCCTTGGCCCGCCAAGGACCGACACAGACGAAATACATCTTGTCGGGAATCAGACACGCTCGTGCCGCATTGAGCACCTGGGCCGCATCGAGCTGATCCCAGGACATGGCCTCATCAGCCAGGGTTCGCATGCACCCGGTCAGCTCGCCCCAGCCATAGCGTGACGCCAGATCTTCAACGTTGTCACGACTGAACTGCAAGCGATATTGTACGCGACGTACGACACGCTGCAGCTCCTCAGGATCCATGGCCTGATGAATCAGCGCCGCTTCGTTGAGAAGAATTTCCACAACAGATAGCAGATTGTCGGGATCCGTTGACAGGTCAATGGAGAAGGTGCCGCAATCCGCATACTCCTCAAGGGTGGCATCGACATTGTACGTCAAGCCGGTATCTTCACGCAGGCTCTGCATCAGCCGACAGGCACCGCCATCGCCCAATACCTGTCTTAAAGCGCGCAGCCCCAGCGAGGTGACGC
This is a stretch of genomic DNA from uncultured Desulfuromonas sp.. It encodes these proteins:
- a CDS encoding LysE family translocator, with the translated sequence MPSPDTLLSFFIAATLLGLAPGPDNLFVLTQSMRHGARAGWLVTAGLCTGLLGHTAAVAFGVAVLFEQSALAFNLLKIAGVVYLLYLAWLTVRNNYSDAQTSSTPRLSSAKLYRRGVIMNLTNPKVSLFFLAFLPQFAQPQIGPLRQQMFIFGGLFIMTTIIIFGIIASLSGSIGRYLQRHSATQRIMDRLTAIVFVALAAKLLSTSR
- a CDS encoding glycosyltransferase family 2 protein; protein product: MKILTDILTTLHFVAMAGLACYGLHRLWMLRHWLALSRHHNTTLFWQDDATCPVVTVQLPLYNERFVARRLIDATAQLDWPKECLQIQVLDDSNDETCGVVDEGVAYWQTQGIDIVVLRRDNRQGYKAGALAVATPEARGEFLALFDADFIPEQDFLRRIMGHFDQPEVGMVQARWGFLNRNQSWLTQLQAILLGPHFGVEHRVRCQQGLFFNFNGTAGVWRRQTIADGGGWQADTVTEDLDLSYRCQMKGWKFRYVDDIVVPSELPVTLGDFRGQQQRWAKGSMQTARKILPLVLRSGQPNGVKIEAMAHLLANLGWLCAALASLTLYPALLSRSTFHLWQILTIDVPLFLLASLAILSYFFLYAYREIGWKAALWVPILPLLTLGMAPSLAWAALCGLFQNGGVFNRTAKYGASEQGPVKRLLPVYSHKSHRVLWVNGSLGIYSIFPVVLTIQQHHWLALPLVALFPLGFFLVFVKDFLEVRHNL
- a CDS encoding glycosyltransferase family 2 protein encodes the protein MLHTHNGTTALIIPARNEAESLPLVLKNIPQSIQQVIVVDNGSTDSTAQIARYHGATVVSEPRPGYGQACLAGIAFLKQDPPDIVAFADGDGSDNHKELSRLISILETEQRDMVLAQRIPQSRQALSPQQRFGNGLATLLISLIWGGSYQDLGPMRVIRWQSLMNLDMRDCNFGWTIEMQIKALQQELSIREIPVTYLPRIAGESKISRTAKGVIQAGTKILWVVAREAWRSRSQLLRRALKRPSNALRAKASKGADQI
- a CDS encoding glycosyltransferase 87 family protein; the encoded protein is MSITSINNRMGRSDKLLLAGLIVAGIIVGISYSLLAKTVDLRLFMPEMIGLSGVILATVCVLLCFPCPVQKRKITFVLMTLAIFFRLLFILSPPQLSDDVYRYLWDGAQLFHGHNPYAQAPQQVVAPSAELTKLQGQINHAHLVTIYPPAAQLFFALSGGSLLVYKLVCSLVDLGSCLLLLHLLQRMNRSPLWLAVYAWHPLVILEGTGSGHIDILAVFFLLGALTLAISPKVQTGAGCGLLWMLAVMTKVFPLIFGPFLWLALPVSQRRAFFVSATATALVLVLPFSPEILNALDTLGTYSRHWEFSGFTFQQLRRWLGSGDLTRLLLAAVFILILCGSWLHLRSHCGERTFPERLLRVLLFILLAFLLLTPTLHPWYALYLVAFVALTPHVAGLVLSWSVLLSYQVVTVYHLSGVWQEQGALAFYIWSAPLLALALSALLGRFKARRRS
- a CDS encoding rhodanese-like domain-containing protein — protein: MLTLSIQNVSAFSLQRLTIDQGSQRLQEMAILDARPLTQYQQGHLPSASSFSWEDYTRPGSDGVNYRMLPDDELTAALGRLGISETSAVLIYGDADTSWGGEGWVAWLLAWLGHQGPVYILDGGIQAWQAANLPITNAPATTVSTTYTATQQPQLLISAQEIASRQDELNLVDTRNYWMEWIPGHLPTAIHLDWKDLYAGPNNRAIDAAALKQLLADKGIDLKKPVVYYCTGGIRSGYAWMVHELAGLPTAINFEGGTEEWNAYKKTH
- a CDS encoding VTT domain-containing protein, translating into MIRLPEPAADHSDLHILVDGCTDCGACLRQCAFLERYGSPAAIQKLYEQDPEQGRIAFSCSLCGLCNAVCPADLPLDEYFLSMRRHYVNGHPQQLKKYGGLRFYESVGTSTLFSHYALPENCTTVFFPGCALAGSRPQRTWELYQHLKTAQPTLGLVLDCCTKPSHDLGDVERFNDKFFPLRSFLETHQVKTVITACPNCFQVFKRYAPSMECRSVYQVLNEGELPAAPEMHGTITLHDPCVSRHEAAVHDSVRSLVTHVGLECREMKNSRKTALCCGEGGCVMAEDAELAVSWRRRRADQAGDNLIVSYCAGCVDSLRGESTATHVLDLVFDPLTALDREQKSPGSVKRYLNRLQLKKRAKKQIDCHIRGDRRMTTEKKSKNRLGQIAVFTLLLAAIVTLKMTGAADYLQPEKLRDWIASTGYWAPVIFIVLYTAAPALFLPGLPLTILGGILFGPIWGVVYTITGATAGACVAFLVARYLGRDWIRAKLTAPRWQKLDEDVARNGWKVVAFTRLIPLFPFNLLNYAFGLTNIRFSHYAITSFICMLPATIAFISLSSSLGELIKGQISREFIIGITLVVVLSLLPILWKRKQAKRRENP